Within the Aspergillus luchuensis IFO 4308 DNA, chromosome 5, nearly complete sequence genome, the region TGGACTTCGGTGTAGAGGCTAATCCGCTTATCCTTCCTTTTCAGCGTCCGCCAATGTCGAATAATGCTGAGTCGCTCACTACCAGGATTGAGCGTTTAGTACGAGTAAACAACCAACAGCGAGCGGAGCTCGATCGCCTCCAACATAAGGCCACGGAGGTCCAACATATCCGAAGGCTGGAAAATGAGATGCACGCAACTAGGAAAGGATCTTCTTAGGGAACGAGGCATAGTATGCAGCTTGGAAGAAGCATTAAGTaatcttcaacgccatgtACATGAAGCACCAATCATCGAGGCAGCATCGAATTTGCCAGGCCAACTGCGAAGACGCTGCTTTGGCTCCCACGGAGGTTGATCGGAATTGAATGAAATATTGGGTTTCGTTGGCAAAGAAAAAGTGACCAGCTAATTACTGCTGCAACTACCAAGCACGTGGTGCGGGGGCACATTTCGTTCTTGCAGGTGCCCGCCCCGTGTTGTCTGCCGCTTGTTACTTAGATAACCGTCCGCAGAAAGGTGCCATAGCGATCCAGTGGAGACCTCCCTGTACTACTGTAGTGAACAGACCCGCATATTTTGTTCCCGGGCATGGCATTCAAAGAGACTATCAGCCGTGGCACTCCAGTCGTAGTTATATAGAAGACCACACCGCTGCTTGAGAGTGCAGATATACACAGCAGCCCTTAGCCGAATACCATACCACCCTACAAAAGCAATTTCAGTCAGAAATCGGGAGCATTGATATCATGGCTAGCGGGGTGGAAGAGCCCACAGTAGATAGAACTTTCGTGGTCATCAATGCCAACGAGAGTGACACCAACTTCGACCATCGTGGCCATCCACCGCGAAACTTGAGAGGTGACGACGTTCCTCCATTTCGAAGCACGATCCAATCAGGGCTATGCGAGCAAGCTATAGCTGCACCGCCGCGGACATTAAATGGAATTGATATGCAGTCCTGTGGTCAACTCGATGTTGGTGGCCGCAAGAGTGTCTTGGAGAGCAGCGGCCTACCTCCTGAACCAAATCATTTCAACATGGAGATGCTCCGGCTACTTTCATTGTATCCGGCGGACACGTCGAGATACCGGCGCTTTCGGCACACTGTGCACCGCAAAGGTGTTGTATTGGGCCGGCATCAATTGAGAATCATGCGCCGTTGTGTCAGCGAAGCACTCCGAGCGTCAGATGGATCAATCAAGGGTACAGAATTTGTGCGCTTGGTACTgcgacatcatccatatTATGACCAGACTATAATTGCGGCAACCGTCCTGAGACAGCTAATACGACGCCTCGCCAAAACCAATCGTCGAAGCCTACTGAACATTGCGGAAACGGTCATTAGACACTGGGTCATCCAGAAGAACCTAACAGAGTTATCGCTGACTGACAACGACTATGCAATGTCAGTGCCGTCTGGCTGTGTCGTTCATGTCGATGTAGACAGCATTACGGAATCTGAAAGAATATAGAGGGTCTACAATATCTGATTACAGCTCTGGCGTTTTCGAACACATCGTGGTTGGGTGCAAGGTACGAAGCTGTTTCGATTCAGTATCACTCTGCATTGATACACATCATTCGCCATTCTCGTCCATCGTGTACCTAGCCATCGGCTCTATTGTGAAGCGCTGGTGCCTTGGTCCCCTTGGGCATGCACGGCGGACACAATGACTGCcacgttctcctcctcctgcgtcGGTCCGTCCGCACCGCCCGCTGCCGGAGCTTCCGTCATCTGGAAATTCTCCCACTTTTCAAACACGTCAATCACACCTTTCCGGAATTTTTGGATCGCTGCTCGAAAGTGGCACAAGCGggcctcctcgtcctggcAGCGACGGTTCAACTGGGTGTTTTCGTCGACAAGGCAGGCGTGGGCGATCTGCATCTGACTGATTTCCTTCTCGAGGCGCGAGCTCTCGGCATGCTGCGCGACGTACGATTCCCAGAGGCGCCGGAAGAGGGCCACCAGTCGCGCGGCTTGCTCTGCAAGGACTGGGTTTTGatcatccagctgctgcaactcGCGCATCAGGGGCCGGAATGCCTCGGCGGCCAGGCCAATGGAagcgaccttctcatcttttGACAGCGCTTCCTTGGGAAGTGGCGGTGCCATGGCCTACAAGATGTCAGCTCATGTCGATATCTGGAATGCTGTATATGCTTCGTGCGACAAGAATGTGAGTACCTTAGACGACTGCTGGAATGGTTCAACAGCTTTTGACGTCTTGTCGTTGTCACGGTGTCCCGGGCCTGGTCCCGCCCAGTcctcgcgcttgcgcttgaccGGCCGTCCCCGATCATCAAAGTCATTCATGTCGTTCGGTAATGCTTGTGCTGAAATGGGAGAGTGGTTGTGGATGCTTCTGGTCCCGGAACTTATTGCAGTGGCTCCTTTTATACGGCGAGTACTATGGTGCCAGACTTGCTCAAAACCGTCCCCTTTTGAGTAATCGCATCTGGGAAGCTTGCCTTGCCTGGCCTTGGTCTCGAACAGCGATTTACCCACCGTCCTCTAGAAACCCTCTTTGGGGATTTCAATCGTGAGCCGAGTTTGGTTCGCCGTGTTCTGGTGATGATAGTTTTGCCCACACCCTACAGCACAGCGATGGTCAAGTCAGACGCGGGCAGTTGCACGGCTGGTGGGTATAATAACCACAAAAAGGTTCTTCATTGACATGACTGGGGATATCCTGTGGTAGATGCTAGCAATATAGGATTTTGTGGGTCCCGCAACATCTTTGTGCTAACCATGCCATGCGTTTTGGATGCCCTTGCATGCTTCAAGATTGGTCAGGGCGAGCGTATTCTTGGTGCATGTGGCCATGACCGGGCCTTGATCCTGGGAGCCAGGTAGAAATGGATCATCCAGTCTCAAGACAATGGATTTTTTCACTTGTCTAGTCGATAAGTATCGGCCACTCAGGCCACGTACATCTGAAAACAAAAGAATTAAATACGCATATATATCTAGAGTTACCGCTATTGTGGTCTTAGCTGATGACCTTCAAAATGCTGTAGCAACACAGACTATGATAGCTGAAAGCAGCATGAGTACTCATAATAGTATGCGAGTAAACTCAGAGAGTGCAGAATTGGACCATTCCATTGCTACGAGCACAACCGCCTGGCCCTCAAGATAGCAGTATCCACCAAGGCAAAACATAGCGACAACTTTCTCTGTTCTCGTAGCCGACAGGCTCTCGATGACTGAGATATTCTGTCTTGAGCACACGGTACCAGCAGTACGTTGCCCACCGTTACCCTCAGTTTACCATGGCTACCGGTTCTGGTCGGCCAGATTGCCTGGAGACTTTCAGCGgttctccacctcaacatgGAGATTTGACCCTTTCGTTCTGGCCTTATCCATCCATAGAGTAATCCGGAAGGTCACGTTTGAATCTTCACTCCCTCGCAAGCGCAGTGTTTCCAAGACCACAAATAGCGCAATCAACATACGATATCTGTGTCGACTCCTCGAAGCTGGGAAATATGCGagaatcaaacaagcaaaaaCCCACTACGGGGCTTATACCCCTGAATGGCGAGTAAAAAGCCCTCAGCGGTGGGGCTGGAACTAAGAAAACCCCAACAAACCTTAATCGAGCGTGCCAGTCGCCGTGGCCTAGGAACCCATTAGACTCAGGTCAGCGacataaagaaatattaccCACTCGACGCAATGCCAACTGATTCGTCCATGGCGTTGCCCCGTATGGAACTCGATGCTACCTAGGAGGTCACGCTTCTCCCCGTGCCACAATCATGTGGAGCCCGGGAATCACTCTGGCGCAGGTGCATTCTTCTCTCATCGAGGGTGTCACTCTTCTGCTTATTTTGAGAAGACGTGGGCCTGATGAAAAAGGCCGATACAAAGTAATGGAATTCAGATTTTAGTGATACTCGATACACAATCCCAGTTTGTCCCATTGAGTTTCAAAGGGGGCATTGTCCGTTCTGAAGGtcgggaggatgagaagcttcCCAAGGTGAATTTTGGGCAACTTCTAGTGCATTACGCGGAAAATGACGTCTCAGTGGATTACCAGCTTCACCACTGCCCCTTGCAGAGTTTTCCGGTGTTCTCGGGGTGTCCTCAGGACCACCCGCAGGCGGAACCGCCATCGGGCCGCGATTAGTTTCCGCTCGGTACACACAACGCAACCACAATTACGATTAACAACAGTTCGATTTGATATCAGCCAGAacttcctttttctcgaCTCTTCCAGGTGCATTCTTTTCTGCCTTCTCCGGACGGTACAGAGCCGTTCGAAATCGCCTCCCGTATCTACCAATACACGATAGCTTTCGAACCCTACCCGCCAAGACCCACTAGACTATATATGGCTAGTCATGGTGAGTGAGACGCCCTTGAACTAACAAGTGCCCAGTAAGAAAACGTAATATAACGTATCAGAACGGAACAGCTGACTGCAAAAGCAGCTTCACGTTCCAgcactatataatataaaacaaTAGTAGGCATTGATTTGCGTATAGAAATCATGCTTTTAGTTCTGTTCGGGGTTCTCACTCGCATAAAAGTTCTCAGTACAGGAAAATACTTGGAGTCATATTATTCAAAGCTGCATTATTACCGAAGAGACTAGCGGGCTAAATGTACTTCCATGACGCGCCAATCACTCAGCTAAAAGGATACATGTACTTAAGTGTACGTGGCAGGTGCAGGTTGCGAAAAGTTTAATTGAGGAATACTAAGCTAGGTCTTGAAGCCACGGGTTGCGGCATAATGGACAAGCATTACGCTGCATCAACCATTCACATATGCAGCTTTCATGAAACCGGTGTCCACATTCGCCCAGAACCTCCATTTGGCCTGGAGCCATTATGTCAATACATATCGCACAGTTGTCCATTGATATCACCACTCTCCGTTCTAAGCGATCAAGAGCCTTCCTAGACTTCAGTCCCTCCCCGAACGAAGGTGTCTGAATTCGGCTTTGTTCGTTTGTTGAGAAACCCGGTCTAGGTATTCCAATGCCAATACTCCAATGCACTTGGGCTCGTTCCATGGCATTTTGAGCAGCGTCGAAGAATTGGTTTCGCAAGAACAGTCTTGCCAAGTTCTCCAATGTCTGCACTTTGCCAACCTCGATCTGCCGTAGTTCATCGGAAGAGAACGCGGGTTTAGCAACACCAAGGGCGGGATTCCAGAGTTCCTGGGCTTCTCTCATGGCATCGCAACCAGGGTCAAATAATTGCATCCGAAGGCAACGCCGCGCATGATCTTCGAGTCGTTTCACCTCATCCATCATAAATCTAGAGACGAGATTAGAATCTCTCTTACATAGCATAATCTGTGAGTGTTCTTATTCAGGTGGACTTGTATAAAATGATTATCTAAAGTTATTGATTGTGAGGGCCACTCGCCTGTTGCTTATACCAGACCCAAAGAGAGCAAGTGTTGCAGTCTGGGCTCCAAGAAAAGTAGAAAGTTCACGCGTGGACTCAAGATGGGCTTTTACAATGCTAGTAAGCGCTTTGGTGAGTGAAAATATCGATAGATGATGGACCTTATAGATAATCACAGGATGCTAACTAGAGAAAAGCACATGAATTCTGATATAGCTACGCGGCGGCGGGTCTTCGTTATATAGGGGCAAAACGAACGCACGCTTAATCAGCAAATGGCTGTTGTGTCAGTGACGTGTCCCCACAGTCGTGGC harbors:
- a CDS encoding uncharacterized protein (COG:S;~EggNog:ENOG410Q266); its protein translation is MAPPLPKEALSKDEKVASIGLAAEAFRPLMRELQQLDDQNPVLAEQAARLVALFRRLWESYVAQHAESSRLEKEISQMQIAHACLVDENTQLNRRCQDEEARLCHFRAAIQKFRKGVIDVFEKWENFQMTEAPAAGGADGPTQEEENVAVIVSAVHAQGDQGTSASQ
- a CDS encoding uncharacterized protein (InterPro:IPR001841,IPR013083;~PFAM:PF17123,PF13923,PF00097,PF13639,PF12861, PF12678;~antiSMASH:Cluster_5.2) is translated as MMDEVKRLEDHARRCLRMQLFDPGCDAMREAQELWNPALGVAKPAFSSDELRQIEVGKVQTLENLARLFLRNQFFDAAQNAMERAQVHWSIGIGIPRPGFSTNEQSRIQTPSFGEGLKSRKALDRLERRVVISMDNCAICIDIMAPGQMEVLGECGHRFHESCICEWLMQRNACPLCRNPWLQDLA